The sequence TTCCCCACCTGGAGCGGGCCCTGGCCGGCCTGGAGCCCGACAACGCCTCGGACTTGTGGACGCTGCTCGCGCTGCAACGTCGATTGCAGGCGTGGAGCCGCATCGCCCGGGTTATCTAGGAGGCATGCGAATCCTCCATACGATGCTGCGCGTGGGCGACCTCGAGAAGTCGCTCGATTTCTACACCCGCGTCCTGGGGATGAAGTTGCTGCGGCGCAAGGACTACCCGGACGGCAAGTTCACCCTGGCCTTCGTGGGCTACGGCCCCGAGGACACCCACCCCGCACTCGAGCTGACCCACAACTGGGACACCTCGAAGTACGAGCTGGGCAACGCCTACGGCCACATCGCCCTGGGCGTGCAGGACATCCGCGCCAAGTGCGACGCCATCCGCCAGGCCGGCGGCAAGGTGGTGCGCGAGCCGGGCCCCATGAAGCACGGCACCACCGTCATCGCCTTCGTCGAGGACCCGGATGGCTACCGGGTGGAGCTCATCGAGCAGGGCTCCTGAGTCCTAC comes from Cystobacter fuscus DSM 2262 and encodes:
- the gloA gene encoding lactoylglutathione lyase; this encodes MRILHTMLRVGDLEKSLDFYTRVLGMKLLRRKDYPDGKFTLAFVGYGPEDTHPALELTHNWDTSKYELGNAYGHIALGVQDIRAKCDAIRQAGGKVVREPGPMKHGTTVIAFVEDPDGYRVELIEQGS